In one Flammeovirga yaeyamensis genomic region, the following are encoded:
- a CDS encoding FecR family protein encodes MTTNTEHIEQLILKGIQGRANSSEEKALTEWRTAAPENEAWYHDLNATWNDLDDYVPEFDAHKGWESFLEKKPEKTPKAIWNVWLKVASVAACITLGILMYANHNFTSPIERHQEVVWTTDDGDIIPLEQIADASSSIKNEEVTINVLDYNNRKLEDTEVIVPKGKRVKLLLEDGSKVWLSAETKFKFPTSFKGQRERVVEVNGEAFFDVSRNEQQPFRVKSTSTDIVVLGTKFNVDNMSDNIDQTTLVSGKVNIEMQGKKTAELSPSDQFTLKGKEWTLKEVDTSAYVAWTKGSLLFDDISFPDLEKKLERWYGVVITNNNKTLQQQRFSGEFDKNDDIESVLSLLKSSNNINYSIKNNIVNIY; translated from the coding sequence ATGACAACTAATACAGAACATATCGAACAACTTATCCTTAAAGGGATTCAAGGCAGGGCAAACTCTTCGGAGGAAAAAGCTTTGACAGAATGGAGAACAGCTGCTCCAGAAAACGAAGCTTGGTACCATGACTTGAATGCCACTTGGAATGATTTAGACGATTATGTTCCCGAGTTTGATGCCCACAAAGGTTGGGAATCATTCTTAGAGAAAAAGCCTGAGAAAACACCTAAAGCTATTTGGAACGTATGGCTTAAAGTAGCATCGGTGGCAGCCTGTATTACATTGGGTATTCTTATGTATGCCAATCATAATTTTACTTCACCTATCGAAAGACATCAAGAGGTCGTTTGGACAACAGACGATGGAGATATTATTCCTTTGGAACAAATCGCAGATGCATCTTCATCAATTAAAAATGAGGAAGTTACGATCAACGTTTTAGATTACAATAATCGAAAACTAGAAGATACAGAAGTGATTGTTCCTAAAGGGAAAAGAGTGAAATTATTACTCGAAGATGGTAGTAAAGTTTGGCTTTCTGCTGAAACAAAATTCAAATTCCCTACTTCTTTCAAAGGTCAGAGAGAAAGAGTAGTGGAAGTAAATGGTGAGGCATTTTTTGATGTCAGCAGAAATGAGCAACAACCTTTTAGAGTAAAGAGTACATCGACAGATATTGTCGTATTAGGAACTAAATTCAATGTAGATAACATGTCCGATAACATTGATCAGACGACTTTGGTGAGTGGTAAGGTAAACATCGAAATGCAAGGGAAAAAGACAGCAGAATTGTCGCCTTCCGATCAGTTTACTTTAAAAGGAAAAGAATGGACATTAAAAGAAGTGGATACCTCGGCTTATGTAGCATGGACAAAAGGAAGTTTACTCTTTGATGATATTTCTTTCCCAGATCTTGAAAAGAAGTTGGAGAGATGGTATGGAGTCGTTATCACCAATAACAACAAAACGTTGCAGCAACAAAGATTTAGCGGAGAATTTGATAAAAATGATGATATCGAAAGTGTATTGTCATTATTAAAATCCTCCAATAACATCAATTATTCTATTAAGAATAACATCGTAAATATTTACTAA
- a CDS encoding sigma-70 family RNA polymerase sigma factor, translating into MNELTNFKNFYLKHYSHLCAYAFQFLKSKDLSEDVVQEVFVQLYEKHETLADIAQPDQYIFRAVKFKCLDVVRHHQLVHEKANKIESTYYGSKEYNDSTLEMKELNAQIDQCFDAMPDQYSEPLYMAKFLSKKNREIAEVLDKTPKQIENAIYRGLVQLKKCLKDLSCEVI; encoded by the coding sequence ATGAACGAACTAACCAACTTTAAGAATTTCTACCTGAAGCATTATTCCCACCTATGTGCATATGCCTTCCAATTTCTGAAATCAAAAGATTTGAGCGAAGACGTAGTGCAAGAAGTTTTTGTGCAATTGTATGAGAAGCACGAAACTTTGGCTGATATTGCACAGCCGGATCAATATATTTTTCGTGCAGTAAAGTTTAAATGTTTGGATGTTGTAAGACATCATCAGTTGGTTCATGAAAAAGCGAATAAGATTGAATCTACTTATTATGGTAGTAAAGAGTACAACGATTCTACTTTAGAAATGAAAGAATTAAATGCACAAATCGATCAATGTTTTGATGCTATGCCCGATCAATACAGTGAACCTTTATACATGGCTAAATTTTTATCGAAAAAAAATCGAGAAATCGCTGAGGTACTCGATAAAACTCCTAAACAGATTGAAAATGCGATATATAGAGGTTTAGTTCAACTAAAAAAATGCCTAAAAGACCTTAGCTGTGAGGTAATTTAA
- a CDS encoding DMT family transporter, whose translation MNWILLIIAGLFETAFAACLGKAKETTGTEMIYWYIGFGICLSISMLLLVKVTQVLPIGTAYGVWTGIGAVGTVIVGILVFNEPATFWRIFFISTLIASIVGLKVVSN comes from the coding sequence ATGAATTGGATACTCTTAATTATTGCAGGGCTATTCGAAACAGCCTTTGCCGCATGTTTGGGTAAAGCCAAAGAAACCACTGGAACTGAAATGATCTATTGGTATATTGGTTTTGGAATTTGCCTTAGCATCAGCATGTTACTATTAGTAAAAGTGACCCAAGTATTACCCATTGGTACAGCTTATGGTGTATGGACGGGTATTGGTGCTGTGGGAACCGTAATAGTTGGTATTTTAGTTTTTAACGAACCTGCTACTTTTTGGAGGATATTCTTTATTTCTACTTTAATAGCTTCTATTGTCGGGCTCAAAGTAGTATCGAATTGA
- a CDS encoding Crp/Fnr family transcriptional regulator, with the protein MKQLKTSLSHLIQLSDSEFEFLESKLVRHEYKAKSIIVNQEKIVDSIFFIDKGLLRTYYLQDSKEINTYFACEGQFITVYSSFITQTPSIEFLEAINDCVLYSISFDTMKALYAYDSKFEKLGRIIAEKNYLCIIDRTRKMQSLTAKEKYLDFIDSHDKKIVTGVPQHQIATYLGIAPESLSRVRKQIATS; encoded by the coding sequence ATGAAACAACTCAAAACATCCCTATCTCACCTCATCCAACTGTCTGATTCCGAATTTGAATTTCTTGAAAGTAAATTAGTAAGACACGAATATAAAGCGAAGTCTATCATTGTCAACCAAGAGAAAATTGTCGATAGCATTTTCTTTATTGATAAAGGTTTACTTCGCACCTATTACCTTCAAGACAGCAAGGAAATCAATACATATTTTGCTTGTGAAGGTCAGTTTATTACGGTCTATTCAAGCTTTATTACTCAAACACCAAGTATTGAATTTTTAGAAGCCATTAACGATTGTGTGCTCTACTCTATCTCATTTGACACCATGAAAGCACTATATGCATACGATTCTAAATTTGAAAAATTAGGTAGAATTATCGCAGAGAAAAATTATTTATGCATTATCGATAGAACAAGAAAAATGCAAAGCTTAACTGCTAAAGAAAAGTATCTTGATTTTATCGATAGTCATGATAAAAAGATTGTCACAGGAGTACCTCAACATCAAATTGCTACTTATTTAGGTATTGCCCCCGAATCGTTGAGTAGGGTGAGAAAGCAAATCGCCACTTCTTAA
- a CDS encoding SMP-30/gluconolactonase/LRE family protein has product MMTKKVTFSFLIAVLLFIGNFVFQACSIQPLAWTPPQKPELKGSLKENDLLASTEWIDLNGWYGPEDIAVDQDGNLYCGAHVSATDFTDGRILKIDTLGEVSEFCNPHNWVTGLDFDAEENLIACIPNIGLGSIDKNGKLTVLTEKDENDNPFLMLNDVDIAQDGNIYFSNTSSKVKFSRKHARKIIFEVKPDGGLYRYNPSTKVTQTLIDGAYFANGVAVSQNDDFVLLVELTKYRIIRYWLKGDKKGTIDIFIDNLPGLPNGIAKRSDGSFWVGFTTRRDDTLDKFQPKPFMKKLIYATPLWLQPKQESFGMIMHLSEEGKVIKTYYEPTGEIVSEASSVEEHNGYLYLGGDLTDHIGRYKLVE; this is encoded by the coding sequence ATGATGACAAAAAAAGTAACTTTCTCTTTCCTTATTGCTGTTTTATTATTTATCGGGAACTTCGTTTTCCAAGCATGTTCTATTCAACCTTTGGCTTGGACGCCACCTCAAAAACCAGAACTCAAAGGCAGTTTAAAAGAAAACGATTTATTGGCTTCAACAGAATGGATTGATTTAAACGGTTGGTATGGTCCCGAAGATATTGCTGTAGATCAAGATGGAAATCTATATTGTGGTGCCCATGTTTCTGCAACTGATTTTACAGATGGAAGGATTCTAAAAATTGATACATTGGGTGAAGTATCAGAATTCTGTAACCCTCACAATTGGGTAACTGGTTTGGACTTTGATGCTGAGGAAAATCTTATTGCTTGTATTCCAAATATTGGATTAGGTAGTATTGATAAAAACGGGAAATTGACTGTCCTGACCGAAAAGGATGAAAATGATAATCCATTTCTAATGCTAAATGATGTTGATATAGCTCAAGATGGTAATATCTACTTTTCTAATACTTCTTCTAAGGTAAAATTCAGCCGTAAACATGCGCGAAAAATTATTTTTGAAGTAAAGCCCGATGGTGGACTTTATCGATATAACCCCTCTACAAAAGTAACACAAACACTCATCGATGGTGCTTATTTTGCAAATGGTGTGGCCGTATCTCAAAATGATGATTTCGTTTTACTGGTGGAATTAACTAAATACAGAATCATCAGGTATTGGCTAAAAGGAGATAAAAAGGGAACTATCGATATTTTTATAGATAATTTGCCAGGTCTTCCAAATGGAATTGCAAAACGATCTGATGGTAGTTTTTGGGTGGGTTTTACAACGAGAAGAGACGATACATTAGATAAGTTTCAACCGAAACCCTTCATGAAAAAACTTATTTATGCTACTCCATTATGGTTACAACCGAAACAAGAATCTTTTGGTATGATCATGCATTTAAGTGAAGAGGGTAAAGTCATCAAAACATATTATGAACCGACAGGTGAAATTGTTTCTGAGGCAAGTTCTGTAGAGGAACACAATGGATATTTATATTTGGGAGGTGATTTAACTGATCATATTGGGCGATATAAATTGGTTGAATAA
- a CDS encoding NAD(P)H-binding protein, whose translation MQDNFRVVFLGATGAVGSQALKQLLSFNNVSRILSLGRRPVEIDTIPTYLEQVKIDIHQPSSYADQVHDCDIAICTLGVGESTKVSKEEFIAIDKTAVINFAKICKDNGVKHFHLLASVGTNSKSMNYYMRTKGELIDELTALNFDSLSIYQPSMILTPTNRYGIVQGIFLVVWPKLDFIFQGSARKYRGIKVDLLGKSMANNISNTRRGVEFLTYDDFIRLQK comes from the coding sequence ATGCAAGACAATTTCAGAGTCGTTTTTCTAGGTGCTACAGGAGCTGTAGGTTCTCAAGCTTTAAAACAATTACTAAGCTTTAATAATGTATCGAGAATTTTATCTTTGGGAAGAAGACCTGTAGAAATTGATACTATTCCGACATATTTAGAACAAGTAAAAATCGATATACATCAACCTTCTTCTTATGCAGATCAGGTACACGATTGTGATATTGCCATTTGTACTTTAGGGGTTGGAGAATCCACTAAAGTCTCTAAAGAAGAATTCATTGCCATTGATAAAACAGCAGTAATCAACTTTGCTAAAATATGTAAGGACAATGGAGTTAAACATTTTCATTTGTTGGCCTCTGTTGGAACTAATAGTAAATCGATGAATTACTATATGCGTACCAAAGGAGAACTTATTGATGAATTAACGGCACTAAATTTCGATAGCTTAAGTATCTACCAACCTTCCATGATTTTAACTCCAACCAACAGGTATGGTATAGTTCAAGGTATCTTTTTAGTAGTTTGGCCAAAATTGGATTTTATCTTCCAAGGAAGTGCAAGAAAATATAGAGGAATAAAAGTAGATCTATTAGGAAAGTCGATGGCCAATAATATATCAAATACTCGAAGAGGAGTTGAATTCTTAACTTATGATGACTTTATACGACTTCAGAAATAA
- a CDS encoding GTP-binding protein, whose protein sequence is MKNKLPVTVLSGFLGAGKTTLLNHILHNKESLKVAVIVNDMSEVNVDAELVKNENTLSRTEEKLVEMSNGCICCTLREDLMVEVERLAKEDRFDYLLIESTGISEPVPVAQTFSFIDEENGIDLSKFSYIDTMVTVVDAFNFFKDFGSPETLMDRELTDIEGDFRTIVNLLTDQIEFANVILLNKTDLVNKEHLGVLKAAVQKLNPSAKIIETSYSKIEPREILNTGLFNFEEAEQSAGWIEELNKEEHTPETEEYGISSFVYRNNKPFDPNRFWNFIQHQFPSTIIRSKGLFWLASRPEQAIVWSQAGGSLKADSAGVWWSNMPLEKRLKYVAFLENRQQIEDGWDESFGDRNNEIVFIGQDMNEGQIRYDLDNCIVTEEELSFGNWKKGYVDSWPVERTYALDS, encoded by the coding sequence ATGAAAAATAAACTCCCTGTTACCGTACTAAGTGGATTTCTTGGCGCAGGTAAGACTACCCTACTTAATCATATTCTTCATAATAAAGAAAGTTTAAAAGTCGCTGTTATTGTAAATGATATGAGTGAAGTTAATGTGGATGCTGAATTAGTTAAAAACGAAAATACATTATCAAGAACGGAAGAAAAATTAGTCGAAATGAGTAACGGTTGTATTTGCTGTACTCTTAGAGAAGATTTGATGGTCGAGGTAGAACGCCTGGCAAAAGAAGATCGTTTCGATTATTTATTGATAGAAAGTACAGGCATTAGTGAACCCGTACCTGTTGCACAAACATTCTCATTTATTGATGAAGAAAATGGTATTGATCTTTCTAAGTTTAGTTATATCGATACGATGGTAACAGTAGTAGATGCTTTCAATTTCTTTAAAGATTTTGGAAGTCCAGAAACGCTGATGGATAGAGAATTAACCGATATAGAAGGCGATTTTAGAACGATTGTGAATTTATTAACGGATCAAATTGAGTTTGCCAATGTGATCTTGTTGAATAAAACGGATTTGGTGAATAAAGAACATTTGGGAGTTTTAAAAGCTGCAGTTCAAAAGTTAAATCCTTCAGCTAAAATCATTGAAACAAGTTATAGCAAAATTGAACCAAGAGAAATATTAAATACAGGATTATTCAATTTCGAAGAGGCCGAACAAAGTGCTGGATGGATAGAAGAATTAAATAAGGAAGAACATACTCCCGAAACAGAGGAATATGGAATCTCTTCTTTTGTCTATAGAAACAATAAACCTTTTGATCCCAATCGTTTTTGGAATTTTATTCAACATCAATTCCCTAGCACAATAATTCGAAGTAAAGGATTGTTTTGGTTGGCCTCTAGGCCAGAACAAGCTATCGTTTGGAGTCAGGCAGGAGGATCTCTAAAAGCGGATAGTGCTGGAGTTTGGTGGAGTAATATGCCTCTAGAAAAGAGATTAAAATATGTAGCGTTTCTTGAAAACCGTCAGCAAATAGAAGATGGTTGGGACGAATCGTTTGGAGATAGAAATAATGAAATTGTATTTATTGGTCAGGATATGAACGAAGGTCAAATACGATACGATTTAGACAATTGCATAGTTACAGAAGAAGAACTCAGCTTTGGCAATTGGAAAAAAGGCTACGTGGATAGTTGGCCTGTCGAAAGAACTTATGCATTAGATTCATAA
- a CDS encoding DUF1624 domain-containing protein has protein sequence MKELKTTKNKGRITSIDVLRGLVIVIMLLDHVRERFFYYYPVSDPIDINETSPGLFFSRILTHLAAPIFVFLTGLSAWLYANPRGKDPRSASSFLFKRGLFLIFIEIAFINFSWFGEYHTLYLQVIWAIGVSMITLAALSHLPYKVIGILGFLIVFGHNALTPIHFSPDEFGYTLWAILHDRGFIFPNELLKIKASYPVLPWIGVILLGYFAGPIFGEKYSPKDRIKTLQFIGVGSLGLLLILRGFNLYGETLHWETQDTILKTVMDFVNFTKYPPSLDFLLWGIGFGLLILSFLENKQNKITDALKTFGSAPMFFYILHLYVLLILYKIAVAIFGIPEGKYLSFNHLGYVWVSTVVLATILYFPTKKFGDYKRKSNSKWLKYF, from the coding sequence ATGAAGGAGCTGAAAACAACTAAGAATAAAGGTAGAATTACATCTATAGATGTGCTAAGAGGATTGGTTATTGTTATCATGTTATTAGATCATGTTAGAGAACGATTCTTTTATTATTATCCCGTCTCAGACCCAATTGATATCAATGAAACAAGTCCTGGATTATTCTTCTCTAGAATATTAACTCACCTTGCTGCTCCCATATTTGTATTTCTAACTGGCTTATCAGCTTGGCTATATGCAAATCCTAGAGGAAAGGATCCAAGATCGGCTAGCAGCTTCTTATTTAAAAGAGGCTTGTTCCTTATTTTCATAGAAATAGCCTTCATTAATTTCTCTTGGTTTGGTGAATATCATACCTTATACCTTCAAGTAATTTGGGCAATTGGTGTAAGTATGATAACACTTGCTGCATTATCACACCTCCCTTATAAAGTAATTGGTATTTTGGGTTTCCTAATAGTATTTGGACATAATGCACTTACGCCTATTCATTTCTCTCCTGATGAATTTGGATATACTTTATGGGCTATCCTACACGATAGAGGTTTTATTTTCCCGAATGAACTTTTGAAAATCAAAGCCTCCTACCCTGTTTTACCTTGGATTGGTGTTATATTATTAGGGTATTTTGCTGGGCCAATTTTTGGAGAAAAATACTCACCTAAAGATCGAATTAAAACACTTCAATTCATTGGAGTTGGTAGTTTGGGACTTCTATTAATTCTCCGTGGATTTAATCTATATGGAGAAACATTACATTGGGAAACTCAAGATACAATTTTAAAGACAGTCATGGACTTTGTCAATTTCACAAAATACCCTCCTTCTCTAGATTTTCTGTTGTGGGGAATTGGTTTTGGATTATTGATATTATCATTCCTTGAAAACAAACAAAATAAAATAACGGATGCTTTAAAGACTTTTGGATCTGCTCCTATGTTTTTTTACATCCTACATCTTTACGTTCTTTTGATATTGTATAAAATTGCCGTGGCTATCTTTGGTATCCCTGAAGGAAAATATCTAAGTTTTAATCACCTTGGTTATGTTTGGGTTTCTACTGTGGTATTAGCCACAATACTATATTTCCCAACAAAGAAATTTGGTGATTATAAAAGAAAAAGTAATTCAAAGTGGTTGAAGTATTTTTAG
- a CDS encoding DUF3781 domain-containing protein produces the protein MTQYKTDILNNICYTDLVYGRINKKLSINLSNDEVEKFVLMIIKESDEKDFIKKGKNIYVHHYQKKVRLTINSYNFRIITADILNS, from the coding sequence ATGACTCAATATAAAACTGACATTCTAAACAATATCTGTTATACCGATTTGGTTTATGGCAGAATCAATAAGAAACTAAGTATAAATTTATCGAATGATGAGGTGGAAAAATTTGTACTTATGATCATCAAAGAATCTGATGAAAAGGACTTTATAAAAAAAGGAAAGAACATCTATGTTCATCATTATCAGAAAAAAGTAAGGCTCACTATAAATTCTTATAATTTCAGAATTATAACTGCAGATATTCTAAATTCATGA
- a CDS encoding fibronectin type III domain-containing protein, protein MKLKTLFTLILSILLISNIIGHPPHDHDHDGLHHWEKPSKDPDRIILTFNGNPATSRAVTWRTDNTIKNAVAQIAEATVNSKFVDDAERLTAKTEEFDLGQYKGNKSLIVHYHSVVFDQLKPNTLYVYRVGDGKEHWSEWIQFRTAKNEYAPTQFVYFGDAQNDVLEHWSRVIRQAYQTAPNASFVVHAGDLINKAHQDQEWAEWYKAGGFIHSQWTAVPVVGNHEFRSLAKNEPKQLSIQWRPQFTLPVEESLSKELHETVYTIDYQDVRIIVLNSNDKLEEQTKYIEDQLKDCTAKWKIITCHHSVFAPAKGRNFQYARDHWKPLLDKYNVDLVLNGHDHTYARGHVPVRTTKKSTDLQTVYVTSVSGPKQYELDTEQMKTYKKDGYELDKSGEQTQFYQVITIEENELTYVAYTVLGDEYDRMVISKDFKSGKKKLKQ, encoded by the coding sequence ATGAAACTAAAAACTCTTTTTACACTAATTCTATCCATCCTTTTAATATCCAATATAATCGGGCATCCGCCACATGATCATGATCACGATGGTTTACATCATTGGGAAAAACCAAGTAAAGATCCAGATAGAATTATTCTTACGTTTAATGGTAACCCCGCCACAAGTAGAGCTGTAACTTGGAGAACGGATAATACGATCAAAAATGCTGTAGCACAAATAGCCGAAGCCACCGTGAATTCTAAATTTGTTGACGATGCTGAAAGGCTTACAGCCAAAACAGAAGAGTTTGATTTAGGACAGTATAAAGGAAATAAATCATTAATTGTTCATTATCATAGTGTGGTATTTGATCAACTAAAACCAAATACTTTATATGTTTACAGAGTGGGTGATGGCAAAGAACATTGGTCGGAATGGATTCAATTTAGAACAGCAAAAAATGAATATGCACCCACACAGTTTGTATATTTTGGAGATGCTCAAAACGATGTTCTAGAACATTGGTCTAGAGTAATTCGACAAGCGTATCAAACAGCTCCAAATGCGTCTTTTGTGGTTCATGCAGGAGATTTGATAAACAAAGCCCATCAAGATCAAGAGTGGGCTGAATGGTATAAAGCAGGTGGTTTTATCCATAGTCAATGGACAGCAGTACCCGTCGTAGGCAACCATGAGTTTAGATCTTTAGCTAAAAATGAACCCAAGCAACTATCCATTCAATGGCGACCTCAATTTACGTTACCAGTTGAGGAAAGTTTATCAAAAGAACTGCATGAAACTGTATATACCATCGATTATCAAGATGTGAGAATTATTGTGTTAAACTCTAATGACAAATTGGAGGAACAAACAAAGTATATAGAAGATCAATTAAAAGATTGTACTGCAAAATGGAAAATCATCACTTGTCATCATTCTGTATTTGCTCCTGCAAAAGGCCGTAATTTCCAATACGCAAGAGATCATTGGAAACCTCTTTTGGATAAATATAATGTCGACCTTGTATTGAACGGTCATGATCATACCTATGCTAGAGGACATGTACCGGTACGTACCACAAAAAAATCGACAGATCTTCAAACAGTATATGTTACATCGGTAAGTGGACCAAAACAATATGAATTAGATACAGAACAAATGAAAACGTATAAAAAGGATGGTTATGAATTGGACAAATCTGGTGAACAGACTCAATTTTATCAAGTCATTACCATAGAAGAAAATGAGTTGACGTATGTAGCTTATACTGTTTTGGGTGATGAATATGATCGAATGGTTATTTCAAAAGATTTTAAATCGGGTAAAAAAAAGTTAAAACAATAA
- a CDS encoding DUF6624 domain-containing protein translates to MLIQSIKLKLLFFLFSFVITVQSYAQDYKAIQIDLEKIAQENIEIRNQVVPTMRKYGYASFKMDSLNTEIQKFDSMALSKATFIIDTYGWLGKDKIGDTANQALFTIIQHAQDKEIRMKYFPLLESSALKGESELWEMASMKDRMLVENGEKQLYGTQSKLVDGKVELYPVEDAENLNKRRRKVGIKKMKSSEIKEILLNN, encoded by the coding sequence ATGCTTATACAATCTATCAAATTAAAACTTCTTTTTTTTCTTTTCAGTTTTGTAATCACAGTTCAAAGTTACGCTCAAGATTATAAAGCCATACAAATTGATTTAGAAAAGATCGCTCAAGAAAATATAGAAATTAGAAATCAAGTGGTACCCACAATGAGAAAATATGGCTATGCTTCTTTTAAAATGGACTCTCTGAATACGGAAATCCAAAAGTTTGATTCCATGGCTTTATCAAAAGCAACTTTTATTATTGATACTTACGGATGGTTAGGAAAAGACAAAATCGGTGATACCGCAAATCAAGCTTTATTCACCATCATACAGCATGCACAAGATAAAGAAATAAGGATGAAGTATTTTCCATTATTAGAATCATCCGCCTTAAAAGGTGAATCCGAACTATGGGAAATGGCTAGTATGAAAGATAGAATGTTAGTGGAAAATGGAGAAAAACAATTATATGGGACCCAATCAAAATTGGTGGATGGAAAAGTAGAATTGTATCCTGTTGAGGATGCAGAAAACTTGAATAAAAGACGTAGAAAGGTGGGAATAAAGAAGATGAAGTCTAGTGAGATAAAAGAAATTTTATTGAATAATTAG